Proteins found in one Magnolia sinica isolate HGM2019 chromosome 5, MsV1, whole genome shotgun sequence genomic segment:
- the LOC131246625 gene encoding trihelix transcription factor ASR3-like isoform X2 codes for MALHSPPPTNGAPSSSNGRYNSNDDDANRPPRLPRWTRQEILVLIQGKKVAESRVRRGRTAFGPTPAEPKWASVASYCRRHGVNRGPVQCRKRWSNLSGDYKKIKEWESRVGLEPSDSFWAMRNDVRREKKMPGFFDREVYDILDGGVGPTVEGKAGEEAEEEEGEEVIFDSGRAAAADDGLFSDFEQSGPEEGKGSPEKVAAAAAAEDESPVTEAAPISGMENEKQLDVDPEKGSASQEGRKRRRVSPACDGVPNLQDQLIEVLERNSKMLTTQLEAQNINCQLDRDQRKDHADGLIGVLSKLADALGRIADKL; via the exons ATGGCCCTCCACTCGCCACCCCCGACTAACGGCGCCCCGTCATCTTCTAACGGGCGTTATAACTCTAACGACGATGATGCCAACCGCCCCCCTCGCCTGCCGCGCTGGACCCGCCAGGAGATCCTTGTCCTCATCCAAGGGAAGAAGGTCGCCGAGTCCCGCGTCCGTCGTGGCCGTACTGCCTTCGGTCCGACGCCCGCCGAACCGAAGTGGGCGTCCGTCGCGTCGTACTGTAGGCGGCACGGCGTGAACAGGGGGCCCGTGCAGTGCAGGAAGAGATGGAGCAACCTGTCAGGGGATTACAAGAAGATCAAGGAGTGGGAGTCGAGGGTCGGATTAGAGCCGTCCGATTCGTTCTGGGCCATGAGGAATGATGTGAGGAGGGAGAAGAAGATGCCGGGGTTCTTTGATAGGGAGGTTTACGATATCTTGGACgggggtgtggggcccaccgtggaggGGAAGGCCGGGGAGGAGGCCGAGGAGGAGGAAGGAGAGGAGGTGATCTTTGACAGCGGGCGGGCTGCGGCAGCCGATGATGGGCTGTTTTCGGATTTCGAGCAGTCAGGGCCGGAGGAAGGGAAGGGGAGTCCGGAGAaggtggcagcagcagcagcagcggagGATGAGAGTCCGGTGACGGAGGCAGCGCCAATTTCag GCATGGAAAATGAGAAGCAGCTGGATGTCGATCCTGAGAAAGGGTCTGCATCTCAGGAAGGACGGAAACGGAGGCGGGTGTCACCGGCCTGCGATGGGGTCCCCAACCTGCAGGACCAGCTGATTGAAGTCCTGGAGCGGAATAGCAAAATGCTGACAACCCAGCTTGAAGCTCAGAATATAAATTGCCAGCTGGATAGAGACCAGAGGAAAGACCATGCTGATGGCTTGATCGGCGTCCTTAGCAAGCTGGCTGATGCTCTGGGAAGAATCGCAGATAAATTATAG
- the LOC131246625 gene encoding trihelix transcription factor ASR3-like isoform X1, protein MALHSPPPTNGAPSSSNGRYNSNDDDANRPPRLPRWTRQEILVLIQGKKVAESRVRRGRTAFGPTPAEPKWASVASYCRRHGVNRGPVQCRKRWSNLSGDYKKIKEWESRVGLEPSDSFWAMRNDVRREKKMPGFFDREVYDILDGGVGPTVEGKAGEEAEEEEGEEVIFDSGRAAAADDGLFSDFEQSGPEEGKGSPEKVAAAAAAEDESPVTEAAPISEKQYNPFDQGHLDAGMENEKQLDVDPEKGSASQEGRKRRRVSPACDGVPNLQDQLIEVLERNSKMLTTQLEAQNINCQLDRDQRKDHADGLIGVLSKLADALGRIADKL, encoded by the exons ATGGCCCTCCACTCGCCACCCCCGACTAACGGCGCCCCGTCATCTTCTAACGGGCGTTATAACTCTAACGACGATGATGCCAACCGCCCCCCTCGCCTGCCGCGCTGGACCCGCCAGGAGATCCTTGTCCTCATCCAAGGGAAGAAGGTCGCCGAGTCCCGCGTCCGTCGTGGCCGTACTGCCTTCGGTCCGACGCCCGCCGAACCGAAGTGGGCGTCCGTCGCGTCGTACTGTAGGCGGCACGGCGTGAACAGGGGGCCCGTGCAGTGCAGGAAGAGATGGAGCAACCTGTCAGGGGATTACAAGAAGATCAAGGAGTGGGAGTCGAGGGTCGGATTAGAGCCGTCCGATTCGTTCTGGGCCATGAGGAATGATGTGAGGAGGGAGAAGAAGATGCCGGGGTTCTTTGATAGGGAGGTTTACGATATCTTGGACgggggtgtggggcccaccgtggaggGGAAGGCCGGGGAGGAGGCCGAGGAGGAGGAAGGAGAGGAGGTGATCTTTGACAGCGGGCGGGCTGCGGCAGCCGATGATGGGCTGTTTTCGGATTTCGAGCAGTCAGGGCCGGAGGAAGGGAAGGGGAGTCCGGAGAaggtggcagcagcagcagcagcggagGATGAGAGTCCGGTGACGGAGGCAGCGCCAATTTCag AAAAACAGTACAACCCATTTGATCAAGGGCATTTAGATGCAG GCATGGAAAATGAGAAGCAGCTGGATGTCGATCCTGAGAAAGGGTCTGCATCTCAGGAAGGACGGAAACGGAGGCGGGTGTCACCGGCCTGCGATGGGGTCCCCAACCTGCAGGACCAGCTGATTGAAGTCCTGGAGCGGAATAGCAAAATGCTGACAACCCAGCTTGAAGCTCAGAATATAAATTGCCAGCTGGATAGAGACCAGAGGAAAGACCATGCTGATGGCTTGATCGGCGTCCTTAGCAAGCTGGCTGATGCTCTGGGAAGAATCGCAGATAAATTATAG